Proteins co-encoded in one Ziziphus jujuba cultivar Dongzao chromosome 9, ASM3175591v1 genomic window:
- the LOC107426646 gene encoding two-component response regulator-like APRR1 isoform X3 translates to MEKDKQITDTSNNCRCYGANNFGSSIGHSKLKILLCDRDTESCQEVSTLLTKCCYQVISVSSDMEVINALNSEGPYIDLILAAVDLPINTSMEMIKYIMQDKNFHQIPVIMLSTQDETFLIHKYLKLGATDYLVKPLCKNEILNLWMHMSKKRRMNNILNYGLGHLVTNEANMSNIIIFEDTDNKLLQTASTQRIEPNIYQQDT, encoded by the exons atggaGAAGGATAAACAGATCACGGACACGAGCAACAACTGCAGATGTTACGGGGCTAATAATTTTGGCTCTTCCATTGGTCATAGTAAGCTAAAAATCTTGCTATGTGACCGTGATACTGAGAGTTGTCAAGAGGTTTCGACCCTTTTGACCAAATGCTGTTACCAAG TAATTTCAGTCAGCTCAGATATGGAGGTGATTAATGCTCTTAATTCTGAAGGGCCATATATTGACCTCATCCTAGCTGCAGTAGACCTTCCTATAAACACAAGCATGGAGATGATCAAATATATAATGCAGGACAaaaatttccatcaaattcCAGTAATCA tGCTTTCAACACAGGATGAAACTTTTCTCATTCATAAATATCTCAAACTCGGTGCAACTGATTATCTGGTCAAGCCATTATGCAAAAATGAGATCTTAAACTTGTGGATGCACATGAGCAAGAAGAGAAGAATG AACAACATTTTAAATTATGGACTTGGTCATCTGGTAACAAATGAAGCTAATATGAGCAACATAATCATCTTCGAAGACACAGATAACAAGCTTCTTCAGACTGCTAGTACTCAGAGAATTGAGCCGAACATTTATCAGCAAGATACCTGA
- the LOC107426646 gene encoding two-component response regulator-like APRR1 isoform X2 — MEKDKQITDTSNNCRCYGANNFGSSIGHSKLKILLCDRDTESCQEVSTLLTKCCYQGTNSLTFLARWTMEFFIVLKSLFVLLSFVYFLSFTPTFSFSSFLVISVSSDMEVINALNSEGPYIDLILAAVDLPINTSMEMIKYIMQDKNFHQIPVIMLSTQDETFLIHKYLKLGATDYLVKPLCKNEILNLWMHMSKKRRMIQCLVSCELNLKMLCQTNKQYS, encoded by the exons atggaGAAGGATAAACAGATCACGGACACGAGCAACAACTGCAGATGTTACGGGGCTAATAATTTTGGCTCTTCCATTGGTCATAGTAAGCTAAAAATCTTGCTATGTGACCGTGATACTGAGAGTTGTCAAGAGGTTTCGACCCTTTTGACCAAATGCTGTTACCAAGGTACTAACTCTCTCACATTCTTAGCAAGGTGGACTATGGAGTTCTTTATTGTTTTGAAGAGCCTATTTGTACTTCTAAGTTTTGTGTACTTCCTCTCTTTCACTCCTACATTTTCCTTTTCGTCATTTCTAG TAATTTCAGTCAGCTCAGATATGGAGGTGATTAATGCTCTTAATTCTGAAGGGCCATATATTGACCTCATCCTAGCTGCAGTAGACCTTCCTATAAACACAAGCATGGAGATGATCAAATATATAATGCAGGACAaaaatttccatcaaattcCAGTAATCA tGCTTTCAACACAGGATGAAACTTTTCTCATTCATAAATATCTCAAACTCGGTGCAACTGATTATCTGGTCAAGCCATTATGCAAAAATGAGATCTTAAACTTGTGGATGCACATGAGCAAGAAGAGAAGAATG ATACAATGCCTGGTCTCATGcgaattgaatttaaaaatgttgtgCCAAACCAATAAGCAATATAGTTGA
- the LOC107426646 gene encoding two-component response regulator-like APRR1 isoform X1, whose amino-acid sequence MEKDKQITDTSNNCRCYGANNFGSSIGHSKLKILLCDRDTESCQEVSTLLTKCCYQGTNSLTFLARWTMEFFIVLKSLFVLLSFVYFLSFTPTFSFSSFLVISVSSDMEVINALNSEGPYIDLILAAVDLPINTSMEMIKYIMQDKNFHQIPVIMLSTQDETFLIHKYLKLGATDYLVKPLCKNEILNLWMHMSKKRRMNNILNYGLGHLVTNEANMSNIIIFEDTDNKLLQTASTQRIEPNIYQQDT is encoded by the exons atggaGAAGGATAAACAGATCACGGACACGAGCAACAACTGCAGATGTTACGGGGCTAATAATTTTGGCTCTTCCATTGGTCATAGTAAGCTAAAAATCTTGCTATGTGACCGTGATACTGAGAGTTGTCAAGAGGTTTCGACCCTTTTGACCAAATGCTGTTACCAAGGTACTAACTCTCTCACATTCTTAGCAAGGTGGACTATGGAGTTCTTTATTGTTTTGAAGAGCCTATTTGTACTTCTAAGTTTTGTGTACTTCCTCTCTTTCACTCCTACATTTTCCTTTTCGTCATTTCTAG TAATTTCAGTCAGCTCAGATATGGAGGTGATTAATGCTCTTAATTCTGAAGGGCCATATATTGACCTCATCCTAGCTGCAGTAGACCTTCCTATAAACACAAGCATGGAGATGATCAAATATATAATGCAGGACAaaaatttccatcaaattcCAGTAATCA tGCTTTCAACACAGGATGAAACTTTTCTCATTCATAAATATCTCAAACTCGGTGCAACTGATTATCTGGTCAAGCCATTATGCAAAAATGAGATCTTAAACTTGTGGATGCACATGAGCAAGAAGAGAAGAATG AACAACATTTTAAATTATGGACTTGGTCATCTGGTAACAAATGAAGCTAATATGAGCAACATAATCATCTTCGAAGACACAGATAACAAGCTTCTTCAGACTGCTAGTACTCAGAGAATTGAGCCGAACATTTATCAGCAAGATACCTGA